One Qipengyuania gaetbuli genomic region harbors:
- a CDS encoding fatty acid--CoA ligase translates to MQESAEQPKLTFDQFIRHWAQERPDNIVLEQGEQTISFRDLETRTRQIVAMLAQHGVGRGDRVAWLGKNDKHYFELFYAAARVGVVMVPIGWRLAGPEIAYIISDTGAKILFLGTGFEELAQKACASLDNPPEVIGQEAALAEIAGAPAADFAPAGPDDAVLQLYTSGTTGNPKGAVLTNRNLFSLRVPSQEEGQPWSHFDEDEAILVCMPCAHIGGTGLGIMAMGAGIRSIVQAEFTPDGVLDAFEQGITRLFIVPAALQMVVQHPRAKDTDMSAIKYVLYGAAPIPLDLLREAVRTIPEAGFLQCYGMTETTGTIAALPPEDHVLEGNQRMKSAGKAVAGVELRVIGEDGQELPRGEVGELVCKSPSNMAGYWNLPDATAGSLKDGWMHTGDAAYMDEDGYVFIQDRIKDMIISGGENVYPAQVESAIYGHPSVGEVAVIGVPDDTWGEAVKACVVPKPGTEVDPQDIIAWTRERLAGFKVPKSVDVIEVMPRNASGKILRKDLRAPYWEGRERQVN, encoded by the coding sequence ATGCAGGAATCGGCAGAGCAACCGAAGCTGACCTTCGACCAGTTCATCCGTCACTGGGCGCAGGAGCGTCCTGACAACATCGTCCTGGAGCAGGGCGAGCAGACGATAAGTTTCCGCGACCTTGAAACGCGTACCCGCCAGATCGTCGCGATGCTGGCGCAGCACGGTGTCGGGCGGGGAGACCGCGTTGCCTGGCTCGGCAAGAACGACAAGCACTATTTCGAATTGTTCTATGCCGCAGCGCGCGTCGGCGTGGTCATGGTCCCGATCGGCTGGCGCCTCGCCGGACCCGAGATCGCCTATATCATCAGCGATACGGGCGCGAAGATACTGTTCCTCGGAACGGGCTTCGAAGAGCTTGCGCAAAAGGCCTGCGCCTCGCTCGACAATCCGCCCGAAGTCATTGGACAGGAAGCGGCCCTTGCCGAAATCGCAGGCGCGCCTGCAGCCGATTTCGCACCGGCCGGTCCGGACGACGCAGTCCTCCAGCTTTACACGTCCGGCACGACCGGAAATCCGAAGGGCGCGGTGCTGACAAACCGAAACCTCTTCTCCCTGCGGGTGCCGAGCCAGGAGGAAGGCCAGCCCTGGTCGCATTTCGACGAGGACGAGGCGATCCTCGTGTGCATGCCTTGCGCGCATATCGGCGGGACGGGCCTCGGCATCATGGCGATGGGGGCGGGCATCCGCTCGATCGTGCAGGCCGAGTTCACGCCCGACGGCGTGCTCGATGCATTCGAGCAGGGCATCACGCGCCTGTTCATCGTGCCCGCCGCACTGCAGATGGTGGTGCAGCACCCGCGCGCAAAAGACACCGACATGTCGGCGATCAAATACGTCCTCTACGGGGCTGCACCGATCCCGCTCGACTTGCTGCGCGAAGCGGTGAGGACGATTCCCGAAGCGGGTTTCCTGCAATGCTACGGCATGACCGAGACGACCGGCACCATCGCCGCGCTGCCGCCCGAGGACCACGTCCTCGAAGGCAACCAGCGGATGAAATCGGCGGGCAAGGCCGTGGCCGGGGTCGAACTCAGGGTCATCGGCGAGGACGGGCAGGAACTGCCGCGCGGCGAAGTGGGCGAACTGGTGTGCAAGAGCCCGTCGAACATGGCCGGTTACTGGAACCTGCCCGATGCAACCGCTGGTTCGCTCAAGGACGGCTGGATGCATACCGGCGATGCCGCCTACATGGACGAGGACGGCTATGTCTTCATCCAGGACCGCATCAAGGACATGATCATTTCCGGCGGCGAGAACGTCTATCCCGCTCAGGTCGAAAGCGCGATCTATGGCCATCCCAGCGTGGGCGAGGTCGCAGTGATCGGCGTGCCTGACGATACCTGGGGCGAGGCGGTGAAAGCCTGCGTGGTTCCCAAGCCCGGTACCGAGGTCGACCCGCAGGATATCATCGCCTGGACGCGCGAGCGGCTGGCCGGGTTCAAGGTCCCCAAGAGCGTCGATGTGATCGAGGTGATGCCGCGCAATGCCAGCGGCAAGATCCTGCGCAAGGATTTGCGCGCGCCCTATTGGGAAGGGCGCGAGCGGCAGGTCAACTGA
- a CDS encoding ABA4-like family protein, which yields MWDTVFGIANGLALVMWLALILLPRWPALLAAIMYLGVGLLCAAYALLLVGVLSGLVPAGEGGMDFGSIEGVRTIFASDAGVTIGWIHYLAFDLFVGLWIARDADAKGFSRIVQAPVLLATFLAGPLGLVVWLLLREKRARALGRWQ from the coding sequence ATGTGGGACACGGTTTTCGGTATCGCCAACGGCCTTGCGCTGGTGATGTGGCTCGCACTGATACTGCTGCCGCGCTGGCCTGCCTTGCTGGCGGCGATAATGTACCTGGGCGTCGGCCTGCTCTGCGCTGCCTATGCCCTGCTGCTTGTCGGGGTGCTTTCCGGTCTTGTACCTGCTGGCGAGGGCGGGATGGATTTCGGAAGCATCGAAGGCGTGCGCACAATCTTCGCCAGCGATGCGGGCGTGACGATCGGCTGGATCCACTATCTCGCCTTCGATCTCTTCGTCGGCCTGTGGATCGCCCGCGATGCTGACGCGAAGGGATTTTCGCGCATCGTGCAGGCACCGGTGCTGCTGGCGACTTTCCTTGCCGGCCCCCTTGGCCTTGTCGTGTGGCTGCTGCTGCGCGAAAAACGCGCCCGCGCGCTCGGCCGCTGGCAATAG
- a CDS encoding NAD(P)H-binding protein, with amino-acid sequence MSDGATRICLIGATGLIGGKVMEECIGREDVRLSAIARREAQLPRGIRMELFVAEPEKWGEVLEAMRPKAVICALGTTWKKAGQDEAAFRAVDHDLVLATARAAKEHGVERFVAVSSAGADPLSKTFYLRVKGETERELTKIRFPRLDILRPGLLRGKRENDRRVGERLGIAAAPLANMLMHGKYRQYRAIHAETVAQAALALAKSAARGRFVHDNDGIIRAAKRLPQLVDE; translated from the coding sequence ATGTCTGACGGCGCGACGCGTATCTGCCTCATCGGCGCGACCGGGCTGATCGGCGGCAAGGTGATGGAGGAATGCATCGGCCGCGAGGACGTGCGCCTGTCCGCCATCGCCCGTCGGGAAGCGCAATTGCCCCGGGGCATCCGCATGGAGCTGTTCGTCGCGGAGCCGGAAAAATGGGGCGAAGTGCTCGAAGCCATGCGACCCAAGGCCGTCATTTGCGCATTGGGGACCACTTGGAAGAAGGCCGGGCAGGACGAGGCCGCATTCCGTGCGGTCGACCATGATCTCGTCCTCGCGACCGCCCGCGCTGCGAAGGAGCACGGGGTCGAGCGTTTCGTTGCTGTCAGCTCGGCAGGGGCGGATCCGCTGTCCAAGACTTTCTACCTGCGCGTGAAAGGCGAGACAGAGCGCGAGCTGACCAAGATCCGCTTCCCTCGTCTCGATATCCTGCGGCCGGGCCTGCTGCGCGGCAAGCGCGAGAACGACCGGCGTGTCGGGGAACGGCTGGGCATTGCGGCAGCGCCGCTCGCCAACATGCTGATGCACGGCAAGTACCGCCAGTATCGCGCGATCCACGCCGAAACTGTCGCGCAGGCTGCGCTGGCCCTGGCCAAGAGCGCCGCACGCGGGCGCTTCGTGCACGACAATGACGGCATTATCCGGGCAGCGAAACGCCTGCCGCAACTCGTGGACGAATAG
- a CDS encoding alpha/beta fold hydrolase: MKWIVRAIGLLLLAGGLAFLAFRVPDTDAEEMWAKYGASPSQAVELADGRTVHLRDEGPRDAPVIMLLHGSNADLYTWQPWAEMLREDYRVIRFDQRGHGLTGPAPDDDYSHDAFVTDVGNVADALGLDRFVLAGNSMGGGIAMGYAITHPERLDGLVLVDAGGADIQREGSGNLAFKLARIPLVNSLAFQLMPRSIVERSLSQSVSNQQVVSPEAVDRYWELARYPGNRDATMKRFGLGWTVFDKADVAKVEVPTLVMWGKEDALIPFAAAGWYDDALPNSTLVAYDGIGHIPMEEAAERSAADLVVWLSDIALAASETASEPPRAQSVPNS; the protein is encoded by the coding sequence ATGAAATGGATCGTGCGCGCGATCGGCCTGCTACTTCTGGCAGGCGGTCTCGCTTTCCTCGCCTTCAGGGTGCCGGATACTGATGCGGAGGAGATGTGGGCCAAGTACGGTGCCTCGCCTTCTCAGGCTGTCGAACTCGCCGACGGACGCACGGTCCACCTGCGGGACGAGGGGCCGCGCGATGCGCCGGTGATCATGCTGCTGCACGGGTCGAACGCCGACCTCTACACCTGGCAGCCCTGGGCTGAGATGCTGCGCGAGGATTACCGCGTTATCCGCTTCGACCAGCGCGGCCACGGCCTGACGGGACCTGCGCCCGATGACGATTATTCGCATGACGCCTTCGTCACCGACGTCGGGAATGTCGCCGATGCGCTGGGTCTCGACCGCTTCGTGCTGGCCGGAAATTCCATGGGCGGCGGCATCGCCATGGGATACGCCATAACCCATCCCGAACGGCTCGACGGACTGGTGCTGGTCGATGCGGGCGGCGCGGACATCCAGCGCGAGGGCAGCGGCAATCTGGCTTTCAAGCTGGCGCGCATTCCCCTGGTCAACAGCCTCGCTTTCCAGCTCATGCCCCGCTCGATCGTCGAGCGCAGCCTGTCGCAAAGCGTGTCCAACCAGCAAGTCGTCAGCCCCGAGGCCGTCGACCGCTACTGGGAACTGGCGCGCTATCCGGGCAATCGCGATGCGACGATGAAACGCTTCGGCCTTGGATGGACGGTTTTCGACAAGGCTGACGTGGCCAAGGTCGAAGTGCCGACACTGGTGATGTGGGGCAAGGAAGATGCACTCATCCCCTTCGCGGCGGCGGGCTGGTATGACGATGCCCTGCCGAACTCCACCTTGGTAGCCTATGACGGCATTGGGCACATCCCGATGGAAGAGGCGGCGGAGCGCAGCGCGGCGGACCTCGTGGTGTGGCTTTCGGACATCGCCCTTGCGGCAAGCGAAACCGCGTCGGAACCGCCGAGGGCGCAGTCCGTTCCCAATTCCTGA
- a CDS encoding deoxyguanosinetriphosphate triphosphohydrolase, producing the protein MQRAPYAADPAASRGREFPENRDGARGPRSEFQRDRDRIVHSIAFRRLRSKTQVFVAPDGDHYRTRMTHSIEVAQIGRVIARELGLDEDLTEALCLAHDIGHPPFGHAGEKALEEAMTHAGGYDHNAHGIRTLARLECNYPDHPGLNLTWETLEGMAKHNGPVGAANWALADIDKAFPLELGQWPSLEAQVAAVADDIAYDNHDIDDGLRAGFLSLDDLMEVDFLADQFRRVERQHPGASREHQLRELVRSQIGLMVNDVLEQTRKAVKGLDSAGQVREAGKQLAGFSPGMANEERALKKFMYQRLYYHPEQIQTAERARDVIARLFVAYQQDPTTMPDDWLDRLPEGEPGKSRHIADFIAGMTDRFAIDQCTRIYGRAPQGLSNV; encoded by the coding sequence ATGCAGAGAGCCCCTTACGCCGCCGATCCCGCCGCCTCGCGCGGGCGCGAATTTCCCGAGAACCGAGACGGTGCGCGCGGTCCGCGCAGCGAATTCCAGCGCGACCGCGACCGGATCGTCCATTCGATCGCCTTCCGCCGCCTGCGCTCGAAGACGCAGGTCTTCGTCGCTCCGGACGGCGATCACTACCGCACACGCATGACGCACAGCATCGAAGTCGCCCAGATCGGCCGGGTCATCGCCCGCGAGCTGGGGCTGGACGAAGACCTGACCGAGGCGCTGTGCCTTGCCCACGACATAGGTCATCCGCCCTTCGGGCACGCCGGCGAAAAGGCGCTGGAAGAGGCGATGACCCATGCAGGCGGCTATGACCACAATGCACACGGCATCCGCACGCTGGCGCGGCTGGAATGCAATTACCCCGACCATCCCGGCCTCAACCTGACCTGGGAAACGCTGGAGGGCATGGCGAAGCACAATGGCCCGGTCGGCGCGGCCAATTGGGCGCTTGCGGATATCGACAAGGCCTTCCCGCTGGAACTCGGCCAGTGGCCCTCGCTCGAGGCGCAGGTGGCAGCGGTTGCCGACGATATCGCCTATGACAATCACGATATCGACGACGGTCTGAGGGCGGGCTTCCTTTCGCTCGACGACCTGATGGAGGTCGATTTCCTCGCCGACCAGTTCCGGCGGGTCGAGCGGCAGCATCCCGGCGCCTCGCGCGAGCACCAGCTGCGCGAACTGGTTCGCAGCCAGATCGGGCTGATGGTCAACGACGTGCTCGAACAGACGCGCAAGGCCGTTAAGGGCCTCGACAGCGCCGGGCAGGTGCGCGAAGCCGGAAAGCAGCTGGCCGGTTTCTCGCCCGGCATGGCGAACGAGGAACGCGCGCTGAAGAAATTCATGTACCAGCGGCTCTACTACCATCCCGAGCAGATCCAGACGGCAGAGCGTGCCCGCGATGTCATCGCGCGGCTGTTCGTCGCCTACCAGCAGGATCCGACGACCATGCCCGACGATTGGCTCGATCGCTTGCCGGAAGGCGAACCCGGCAAGAGCCGTCACATCGCCGATTTCATCGCCGGCATGACCGACCGCTTTGCCATCGACCAGTGCACCCGCATCTACGGCCGCGCGCCGCAGGGGCTGTCCAATGTCTGA
- a CDS encoding aspartate/glutamate racemase family protein codes for MRKLGLIGGMSWISTRAYYERINREIQRKGHPMSSAPMLIESLDYSLIAEAKQADDWDRIAALLVDSARRLESAGAEGLVIAANTMHKVYDRVAEGISIPILHIADSVGEAMRAAGCDNAALLGTRFIMTEGFYRQRLVSYGVDLLPPDPGDVELVDGIIYKELMLGRVTRSAERALKTVITNKDKEGAKAIVLACTELELVVDTDANVLPVFDSTDIHCRTAADWILVGE; via the coding sequence TTGCGCAAGCTGGGTCTAATCGGGGGGATGAGCTGGATCTCTACCCGCGCCTATTACGAACGCATCAACCGCGAAATCCAGCGCAAGGGGCATCCCATGTCCAGTGCGCCGATGCTGATCGAAAGCCTCGACTATTCGCTCATTGCCGAGGCGAAGCAGGCGGACGACTGGGACCGGATCGCAGCGCTGCTGGTCGATAGCGCACGCCGGCTGGAAAGCGCCGGTGCCGAAGGCCTCGTGATCGCCGCCAACACCATGCACAAGGTCTATGACCGGGTGGCGGAAGGCATCTCGATCCCCATCCTGCACATCGCCGACAGCGTGGGCGAGGCGATGCGCGCGGCAGGCTGCGACAATGCGGCGCTGCTCGGCACGCGCTTCATCATGACCGAGGGCTTCTACCGCCAGCGGCTGGTATCCTACGGTGTCGACCTGCTTCCGCCCGATCCCGGCGATGTCGAGCTGGTGGACGGCATCATCTACAAGGAGCTGATGCTCGGCCGCGTCACGCGCTCTGCCGAACGTGCACTCAAGACCGTCATCACCAACAAGGACAAGGAAGGCGCGAAGGCCATCGTTCTCGCCTGTACCGAGCTTGAGCTGGTGGTCGATACCGACGCGAACGTGCTGCCGGTCTTCGATTCCACCGACATTCACTGCCGCACCGCCGCCGACTGGATTCTCGTCGGAGAGTAG